The following DNA comes from Verrucomicrobiota bacterium.
AAGTGTGCCATCGAATCCATGAAGCGGGCGGGCTCGCCATTCCGCCCCATCCATACGACCTTTTTCGGGCCGGGATTCGCGAGAACGTTCTTAACACCCTGCCCATCGATGCCGTCGAGGTGTTTAATGCGGCCACGACGCTTAAGCGGTACAACCAGATGGCGTTCGAGTATGCCCGGCGCCGTAACCTGCCGATGACGGCGTCGAGTGATGCCCACCATTACGCGGCGGTAGGTACGGCCTGCACGATCCTTGACACCGCAGACTTTTCCGTCACAGGGATTCTGCATCAAATCGTCAGGCAGAACGAACTGAGCCAGCGTTACCTGTCCGTCCGGGACAGCATTCGCAAAACCTGGAGCAACTGGTTACGCCTGCGGAAACGGAAATCGCTTGAAGAATTGCTCCGGTCCGATGTTCCTCCGGAGGAAGGGTGACGGGTAACTCGTAACTCGTAACTCGTAACTGGTAGCGGGTGCCCAAGCGCGCTCGGAGTTCAGAGACCTCGTAGCACCGCGTCCAACCTATCCGCGGATCACGCCGGATCCACAGACAAATACCTGATCCGCAGCATCCGCAGCCTGAGATCCGGAAACCCCGGACTTGGCACCGGCAGGCGGCCCTCAGGACCGAACTTCACCCGTTACCAGTTACGAGTTACCCGTCACCCGCCACTCATTTGAGCCTCACCGCCCTGGTTTTATCGAGTTTGAGGATCTCCCCGGCTTGAAGCGGTAAGGTAATCCGGGGATCGTTCACCTTTTCGCCGCGCCATTGGACACTGCCTTGCTCGATCAAACGGCGGGCATCGCTCCGGGATTTGGTGATTCCAAATCCTTCCGCGTACGCCGTGACGACGGCCGCAGTCAGATCACCGGCCAGTTTCGAGAGCTCGACCTCAGGAAGGTCTGCTGCCCGCAGGTCGCGTTTGGCGAAGCGCAGATTGAAGTCGTCCGATGCGGCTTTGGCAGCGGCACCGTCGTAAAAACGTTCGACCAGGCGGGAGGCCAATTCCTTCTTGGCGTCCAGCGGATGAATGGCGGGCACGCGCTCGTGCAGCAAAATATCGTAGTAGCGGTCCATGAGTTCATCGGAGATACTCATCACTTTTCCGAACATCTGCGCCGGCGGCTCGGTGATCCCGATGTAGTTATTGAGGCTCTTGCTCATCTTCTGGACGCCGTCCAATCCTTCCAGGATGGGCAGAAGGCAAATGACTTGCTGCGCTTGCCCTTCTTCCTTTTGCAGGTCGCGGCCCACCATCACGTTGAACAGCTGGTCCGTACCGCCAAGCTCCACGTCCGCCCGGATCATTACCGAATCCCAGCCCTGCATGATGGGGTATTGCAGTTCGTGGAGAAAGATGGCCGTTCCCTGGTCGAGGCGGTTCCTGAAATCTTCCCGCTGCATCATCTGTTGGAGTGTGACCCGGCTGTTGAGCCGGATGACGTCCATAAAATTCATTTTGCCGAACCACTCGCCGTTAAACACCAGTTCGGTGCGGTCCCGGTCGAGAATCTTGAAGGCTTGTTGCTGGTAGGTTTCGGCGTTTGCGAGCACCTGCTCACGGCTGAGCATCGGCCGGGTGCTCGAGCGGCCTGAAGGGTCCCCGACCATGGTGGTGAAGTCGCCGATGACCAGCACGGCAAGATGGCCAAGCTCCTGGAACTGGCGCAGCTTGGACAGACCCACCGCATGGCCCAGGTGCAAGTCCGGCGCCGTCGGGTCAACCCCGAGCTTCACCCGCAAGGGCCGATTTTCCTGAAGCTTTTTCTCAAGCTCCGATTCGCTGATGATTTGCGCACCGCCGCTCCTTAGCTGCTGGATCGTTTCCGGGATACCACTCACACTCATGCCGGACAAACAAAGACTGGGATAAAGCGAGGCTCAAGGCTGGATTATCCCGGTTGGAGGCTCACCCATTTCCTTTGGTGCCGGTCCGACGCGACGCGGCGCCTAATCCTAACACCGTTTGACAAGGCAGCGTGCCTGATGAACTTTCCGCACTTCCTGGAACCCGAGAACCACTGCTATGAAAAGAACGTACCAACCTTCAAAGCGGACCCGCAAGCGCCAGCACGGGTTTCGCGCCCGCATGAAGACAAAAGGGGGTCGTGCCACCCTGGCCCGGCGCCGGCAACGGGGTCGCAAGCGGCTTCTCCCGGTTGGAACCGACGTCCACTACAAGCGCCATACGCATCAGTACACGTTTCAGGGCTGACCTGAACCTTCCGGATGGTTCGCGAGGCGCGGCAGAGGTTCCGGTTTCCGCGTTCTGCGCGCCTGACGCGCGCCTCGGAGTTCAGACTTGTCAAGCAGGATGGAAAAGCGTTCACGGGCAGGTACGTCGTTTTGGCCGTTTTCAGACCGCCGGATGAAACGAGCGTGCGTGCCGGGCTCGTGACCAGCCGGCGGGTCGGTCCGGCAGTGGTGCGGAACCGGGTGCGCCGCCGGTTGCGTGAAATTTACCGTTTGAATCGGGCACGGATCGGCCCGGGTTGGTGGCTGGTGACGATTGCCCGCGTAAGCGCGTCCTCGGCCAGCTTGGCGCAACTTCAGCAGGACTGGTTGCGGCTTGCCGGACGGGCTTCTATTTTAGAAACGAGTTAGCCGTTCGCTTTTATGTCGGTTCTGAGATTTTTGCTCCGGGCGTACAAAGCCGTCTTGTCGCCGGCCATGGCCCTGCTGACCGGCGGCCCCGGTTCCGGTTGCCGTTTTGCGCCGACCTGTTCGGAATACATGGTCGAAGCCATCGAGCGTCACGGCTGGATACGCGGCTGCCGCCTGGGGCTCAAACGGCTGTGTCGCTGCCATCCTTGGGGCGGCAGCGGTTTCGATCCCGTACCGGAGAAAATTTCAGCACTCAGGCGGAGCCAGTAACTTCCTTATCTTTTATCTAACATGCCCCGAGATCGCCTCACCTGGGTTATTGTAACCCTTGCCGCCATTGGCTTGCTGGCCTCCCTTTATTGGCAACAGCAAGACCTGGCCCGAAGCCGCGCTTACAACGAAGCGCACGGCATCGTCACCAACCCCACGCCCCACGCCAGCTCCAGCCCGGTGACCGCTCCGGCTGCAGCCCCACCGGATTTCGGCAATGCCCCGATGGAAACCGCGGCACCGGCAAGCGGGGCACCGGATAAAACGGCGACGCTCAAAAGCAGCGTGGCTGAACTGCATTTTTCCACCAATGACGGCGGTCTGGCAGACATCACGCTGTCGCAGCATCGGGCTGAGGGAGATAGACCGGTCGAGCTCAGCATGCCACTGGTTCCCGCCATTGGCGCGATCTCCCAAAACCCGAATAACTGGCGGGATGACGGCTACGACGTTCGGGAGGACCAGGCCGCCGGCCAGGTGACCCTCACCAAACAAGTCGCGAATAACCTTACGATCACGAAGGTTTATTCCCTCGGCGCCAAGACCGGTCTGCAGGATCCGTACCAGATCGGCTTGGCGTTGACTTTCCAAAACCGGGGTAACCAGCCTTTCACCAACCCCGGGTACTTCGTCAGTACCGGTGCGGCTCAGCCGATTCACCAGTCCGACCTGCCGTTGCGCACCGTTTTTGATTGGTACCGGGACGGCAAACTGCGTTCGATTAACGTCAGCTGGTTTAACCCGTCATCTTTCCTTTTTTTCCCGACCGGACCAGGCAAGGAGGTCTACACCGATACGGGCGACCAGATCCTCTGGACGTCGGTTGCCAGCCAGTATTTCGCGACCATTCTAGCCACCCAAAATGAGGCCGGCGATAAGGTCTGGGCACGGCGCGCCCCGGTACCGGGCGGTAGTCCGCAGCAAGGCCCCTGGCTGATCGAAGGCGCCCTCGGCATGCCGGGCTTCACCCTCCAGCCCGGTGAGACAAGGACCGTCAACTTCGCCATTTACGGCGGCCCCAAAGAATACAGCCGGCTCGCCAGGTTGCCGAACGACCAGTGGCGCATCCTGGATTTCGGCTGGATTGCGCCGTTGGGCAAACTGCTGCTGATCTCCCTTAACCAGCTGCACGCCTGGGTAAAGAGTTACGCTCTCGCCATCATCCTGTTGACCATCGCCATCCGCTCGCTGCTCTGGCCCCTGCAAAATGCCAGCATGAAAAGCATGCGGAAGATGTCGAAGCTTTCGCCCCTGATCAACGACTTGCGCACCAAGTACAAGGACGACCCCCAGCGCATGAACCAGGAGATGATGAAACTGTACAAGGAGTACGGCGTAAACCCGCTCGCCGGGTGTTTTCCGATGCTTGTACAGATCCCGATCTTCTTCAGCTTCTATTCGATGCTGGGTACCGCCATTGAACTGCGCAACTCCAGCTTTCTGTGGGTGAAAGACCTTTCTCAGCCCGACACGATTGCCTATCTGGGTTCCTTTCCGATCAATATTCTGCCGTTGATCATGGTCGCCGTGCAGCTCTGGCAACTCCAGGTGACGCCCAAAACGGGAGACCCATCGCAGCAACGCATGCTTTACATCACCCCCGTCATTTTCCTTGTTTTCTGCTACAACTACGCTTCGGCGCTTGCGCTGTACTGGACGGTGTCAACCTTATTCACGGTCGTTCAGACCTATTTGACCCGGCGGCAAACCGAGCCCCAACTGACCAAGGTTTCTGCGGCGCCAACAGTTGCTAAGAAAAGGAGTTATCGGTAATAATCGGTCGGTCCTCTCGAAGGACGGCTTTATGGAACCAAGAGAAATCCTGGATACGATGTTGGGCTATCTGGGGTTTGTCGCGGAGATCCAGGAAATCCAAACCGAGAACGGCTGCCAGCTGCAGGTGTTCACCGCCGAGAGCGATGTCCTGATCGGGCGGGAAGGCGAGGTCCTTGAAGACCTGCAATTCCTGCTCAACCGCATCCTGCAGGCGCAGGACCGCAACGCACCAAAGGTTCAGGTCGACGTTGCGCACTGGCGCGCGATGCGGGATGATCGGCTGCGCAGCCGGATCCGGCACATTGCCGATACCGTGCGCGCCTCCGGACGCCCGGTAAAACTCGAGCCGATGAACTCTTACGATCGCAGGATCGTGCACAACACGCTCAAGGATGATCCCGACGTGATGAGTTTCAGCCCCAGCGACGACGCACGGATCAAACGGATCACCATCCAGCGCCGCAAGCATACTCAGTGATGGGTAACGCGTAGCGCGTAACGGGTAACGGGTGCGGATCACCGTTCGGCGCTGAGGGGCAGGTACCGGGCGTCAAGCTCAGG
Coding sequences within:
- the yidC gene encoding membrane protein insertase YidC; protein product: MPRDRLTWVIVTLAAIGLLASLYWQQQDLARSRAYNEAHGIVTNPTPHASSSPVTAPAAAPPDFGNAPMETAAPASGAPDKTATLKSSVAELHFSTNDGGLADITLSQHRAEGDRPVELSMPLVPAIGAISQNPNNWRDDGYDVREDQAAGQVTLTKQVANNLTITKVYSLGAKTGLQDPYQIGLALTFQNRGNQPFTNPGYFVSTGAAQPIHQSDLPLRTVFDWYRDGKLRSINVSWFNPSSFLFFPTGPGKEVYTDTGDQILWTSVASQYFATILATQNEAGDKVWARRAPVPGGSPQQGPWLIEGALGMPGFTLQPGETRTVNFAIYGGPKEYSRLARLPNDQWRILDFGWIAPLGKLLLISLNQLHAWVKSYALAIILLTIAIRSLLWPLQNASMKSMRKMSKLSPLINDLRTKYKDDPQRMNQEMMKLYKEYGVNPLAGCFPMLVQIPIFFSFYSMLGTAIELRNSSFLWVKDLSQPDTIAYLGSFPINILPLIMVAVQLWQLQVTPKTGDPSQQRMLYITPVIFLVFCYNYASALALYWTVSTLFTVVQTYLTRRQTEPQLTKVSAAPTVAKKRSYR
- a CDS encoding PHP domain-containing protein, giving the protein MAVRIDLHCHSFFSGDGVSSPEQLIEAARHKGLNGFAMTDHNTCDAVTYMLDKGLMRPDGLPVDGFLVLPGVEMTTAEGHLLCIGATLPNLKGRPALEVCHRIHEAGGLAIPPHPYDLFRAGIRENVLNTLPIDAVEVFNAATTLKRYNQMAFEYARRRNLPMTASSDAHHYAAVGTACTILDTADFSVTGILHQIVRQNELSQRYLSVRDSIRKTWSNWLRLRKRKSLEELLRSDVPPEEG
- the rpmH gene encoding 50S ribosomal protein L34 gives rise to the protein MKRTYQPSKRTRKRQHGFRARMKTKGGRATLARRRQRGRKRLLPVGTDVHYKRHTHQYTFQG
- the rnpA gene encoding ribonuclease P protein component, which codes for MVREARQRFRFPRSARLTRASEFRLVKQDGKAFTGRYVVLAVFRPPDETSVRAGLVTSRRVGPAVVRNRVRRRLREIYRLNRARIGPGWWLVTIARVSASSASLAQLQQDWLRLAGRASILETS
- a CDS encoding single-stranded DNA-binding protein; translated protein: MEPREILDTMLGYLGFVAEIQEIQTENGCQLQVFTAESDVLIGREGEVLEDLQFLLNRILQAQDRNAPKVQVDVAHWRAMRDDRLRSRIRHIADTVRASGRPVKLEPMNSYDRRIVHNTLKDDPDVMSFSPSDDARIKRITIQRRKHTQ
- a CDS encoding tyrosine--tRNA ligase, which produces MSVSGIPETIQQLRSGGAQIISESELEKKLQENRPLRVKLGVDPTAPDLHLGHAVGLSKLRQFQELGHLAVLVIGDFTTMVGDPSGRSSTRPMLSREQVLANAETYQQQAFKILDRDRTELVFNGEWFGKMNFMDVIRLNSRVTLQQMMQREDFRNRLDQGTAIFLHELQYPIMQGWDSVMIRADVELGGTDQLFNVMVGRDLQKEEGQAQQVICLLPILEGLDGVQKMSKSLNNYIGITEPPAQMFGKVMSISDELMDRYYDILLHERVPAIHPLDAKKELASRLVERFYDGAAAKAASDDFNLRFAKRDLRAADLPEVELSKLAGDLTAAVVTAYAEGFGITKSRSDARRLIEQGSVQWRGEKVNDPRITLPLQAGEILKLDKTRAVRLK
- the yidD gene encoding membrane protein insertion efficiency factor YidD; the encoded protein is MSVLRFLLRAYKAVLSPAMALLTGGPGSGCRFAPTCSEYMVEAIERHGWIRGCRLGLKRLCRCHPWGGSGFDPVPEKISALRRSQ